The Pelistega ratti genome window below encodes:
- a CDS encoding glutamate-5-semialdehyde dehydrogenase translates to MTISLDDTMQHLGQNAKQAARQMRTVSSVQKNKALRWLADAIVEHTAFLQTENAKDIALAQQHGLASALIDRLTLSDKTIQTMVAGLHQIAQLDDPIGSLGPTRCLPNGIRIAKMTVPLGVIGIIYESRPNVTIDAAALCLKAGNVAILRGGSEAFYTNQALAQLIQKALTYAELPLHAVQLIPTTDREAVSHLIQMTDTVDVIIPRGGKSLLERLKKEAKVPLIMHLEGNCHMYIDKSANPNMAIDLAFHAKTYRYGICGALETLLIHQDIAETVLPILAERFTQKGVEMRTCLRTQDILPHTTLATPEDWATEYLAPIIAIRIVDNIHQAIEHIEQYSSGHTESIITEDRQAAYLFQQSIDSAGVYVNLPTIFADGFEYGLGAEIGISTNRLHARGPVAVEGLTTYKWVLSGEGQHRE, encoded by the coding sequence ATGACAATTTCCCTTGACGACACTATGCAACATTTAGGGCAAAATGCCAAGCAAGCCGCACGACAAATGCGTACCGTGTCTTCCGTACAAAAAAATAAAGCGCTTCGATGGTTGGCTGATGCAATTGTTGAACATACTGCTTTTTTACAAACAGAAAACGCAAAAGATATAGCACTAGCACAACAGCATGGTTTAGCATCCGCCTTAATTGACCGATTAACCCTATCGGATAAAACCATTCAAACGATGGTAGCAGGGTTACATCAAATTGCTCAACTTGACGACCCTATTGGTAGTTTAGGCCCTACTCGGTGCTTACCTAATGGTATTCGCATTGCTAAAATGACCGTTCCTTTAGGTGTGATTGGTATTATTTATGAATCACGTCCTAATGTTACGATTGATGCCGCAGCCCTTTGCTTAAAAGCAGGAAATGTCGCTATACTTAGAGGGGGAAGTGAGGCCTTTTATACCAATCAAGCACTCGCCCAACTCATACAAAAAGCATTAACCTACGCTGAATTACCTTTGCACGCCGTTCAACTCATCCCGACCACTGATAGAGAAGCAGTCAGTCACTTAATCCAAATGACCGATACCGTTGATGTCATTATTCCTCGTGGTGGTAAAAGTTTACTTGAAAGATTAAAAAAAGAGGCTAAAGTGCCACTTATCATGCACTTAGAGGGTAACTGCCATATGTATATTGACAAAAGTGCAAATCCCAATATGGCAATTGACTTAGCCTTTCATGCAAAAACATACCGCTATGGTATCTGTGGTGCATTAGAGACACTACTTATTCATCAAGATATAGCAGAAACAGTTCTTCCCATTTTAGCAGAAAGATTTACACAAAAAGGCGTAGAAATGCGAACTTGTTTACGCACACAAGATATACTCCCTCATACAACTTTAGCAACACCAGAAGACTGGGCAACCGAGTATCTCGCCCCTATTATTGCCATTCGTATCGTAGATAATATTCACCAAGCCATTGAACATATTGAACAATACAGCTCTGGTCATACAGAATCTATTATTACAGAAGATAGGCAAGCCGCTTATTTATTTCAGCAAAGTATCGATTCTGCTGGTGTTTATGTTAATCTACCCACCATTTTTGCCGATGGTTTTGAATATGGACTAGGGGCAGAAATTGGGATTTCAACTAATCGTCTTCATGCAAGAGGTCCTGTTGCCGTTGAGGGATTAACCACTTATAAATGGGTACTTTCTGGTGAAGGACAACATAGGGAATAA
- a CDS encoding CopD family protein: MLYLWLKIIHIIFVISWFAGLFYLPRIFVNLAQNQQNPIIYDYLLGMSKRLLRFMTIIAIPAIITGLWMMIQFKIGAGMGWLHAKLCFVFFILLYHASCFKIHRQFEQRSNQKTHIFFRWYNEIPLFLLLGVVAFVILKPF; this comes from the coding sequence ATGCTTTATTTATGGCTTAAAATTATACATATTATTTTTGTAATCTCTTGGTTTGCAGGTTTATTCTACCTCCCACGCATTTTTGTTAATCTTGCTCAAAATCAGCAAAATCCTATTATTTATGATTATTTATTAGGAATGTCAAAACGACTCCTCCGTTTTATGACTATTATTGCAATACCTGCCATTATAACGGGGCTTTGGATGATGATTCAGTTTAAGATTGGAGCAGGAATGGGCTGGTTACATGCTAAACTATGCTTTGTTTTTTTTATTCTCTTGTACCATGCTTCCTGTTTTAAAATACACCGTCAATTTGAACAAAGAAGTAATCAAAAAACACATATCTTTTTCCGTTGGTACAATGAAATTCCTTTATTTTTATTACTAGGCGTTGTTGCTTTTGTAATTCTTAAACCCTTTTAA
- a CDS encoding THUMP domain-containing class I SAM-dependent RNA methyltransferase has translation MTEETPRKKLSINRQSKDENKPRQRTGARARLVAMNEIRKQVEENASSRTAKTNKPYNERFDRYDEDKGFRRPRTAGYARHRTSLEERMARGTGHRFKPQTNFTPPQTYASYQEEIFPVFAPCPIGLEQVLAKELESLGFQGINVGRSGCAFKADWTGVMRANLYSRLATRILVQVAYAKVNTEDDIYTLARQVAWERWFGAEQTLRVDTSAIRSPMQSLQFCNLRAKDGIVDRLREIEGERPSIDTVRPDAKVHLFLDSESATLYLDTSGESLFKRGWRYDKGQAPLRENLAAGILALAGWQPTQPLYDPFCGSGTILIEAAWIAKNIPPGINRPFAFERLRGMNRHAWAALKEQAFDEIIPTLNVPLFGSDIDTTVIQAAYANLDRAKLPENSIHFSQQNALHIKSPTVQAGFLITNPPYGERLGAEDETFWREWSSVLKNQFAQWQVHVITNDMDFPKKLRLKPNRRTPVFNGDIECRLFGFEIVSDSYRQK, from the coding sequence ATGACAGAAGAAACACCTCGTAAAAAACTTAGTATTAATCGTCAAAGCAAAGATGAAAATAAACCCCGTCAAAGGACAGGGGCAAGGGCTCGTCTTGTTGCGATGAATGAAATCCGTAAACAAGTAGAAGAAAATGCTTCCTCACGGACAGCTAAAACAAACAAACCCTATAATGAACGTTTTGATCGATATGATGAGGACAAAGGGTTTAGACGACCTCGTACAGCAGGCTATGCTCGTCATCGCACCAGCCTAGAAGAACGAATGGCAAGGGGAACTGGTCATCGTTTTAAACCACAAACAAACTTTACCCCCCCTCAAACCTATGCCAGTTATCAAGAAGAAATTTTTCCTGTATTTGCTCCCTGCCCTATCGGTTTAGAGCAAGTATTAGCAAAGGAACTCGAATCACTTGGTTTTCAAGGCATCAATGTTGGGCGTTCAGGTTGTGCTTTTAAAGCAGATTGGACAGGTGTTATGCGTGCCAATCTTTATTCTCGTCTTGCCACTCGCATTCTTGTACAAGTTGCTTATGCTAAGGTAAACACCGAAGATGATATTTATACTCTCGCTCGTCAAGTAGCATGGGAACGCTGGTTTGGTGCAGAACAAACACTTCGTGTCGATACCTCTGCGATCCGTAGTCCTATGCAAAGCCTACAATTTTGCAATTTACGTGCAAAAGATGGGATTGTTGATCGTTTGCGTGAAATAGAGGGCGAACGTCCTAGTATTGATACCGTCAGACCTGATGCAAAGGTACATCTTTTCCTTGACAGTGAATCCGCAACACTCTATTTAGACACCTCTGGAGAATCCTTATTTAAAAGAGGTTGGCGTTATGACAAAGGACAAGCACCTTTACGCGAGAATTTAGCCGCTGGTATCCTTGCCCTTGCTGGCTGGCAACCTACCCAACCACTGTATGACCCTTTCTGTGGTAGTGGCACTATCTTAATTGAAGCGGCATGGATAGCCAAAAATATCCCACCGGGTATTAATCGTCCCTTTGCTTTTGAACGGTTACGCGGAATGAATCGTCATGCATGGGCAGCCCTCAAAGAACAAGCATTTGATGAAATTATACCAACACTTAATGTCCCCTTATTTGGTTCAGATATAGATACCACTGTTATTCAAGCTGCTTATGCTAATTTAGATAGAGCTAAACTACCTGAAAACAGTATTCACTTTTCTCAGCAAAATGCACTACATATAAAATCACCCACCGTACAGGCAGGTTTTCTGATAACAAATCCACCCTATGGTGAGCGATTAGGGGCAGAAGATGAAACCTTTTGGCGTGAATGGTCTAGTGTTTTAAAAAACCAATTTGCACAATGGCAAGTTCACGTTATTACAAATGATATGGATTTTCCCAAAAAACTCCGCTTAAAACCCAATCGTCGTACACCTGTGTTCAATGGTGATATTGAGTGTCGTTTATTTGGTTTTGAGATTGTTTCTGATAGTTATCGACAAAAATAG
- a CDS encoding RDD family protein, translated as MSNLSFSSPSRLKIFASQMYEGMLLLGLIFGFSLIFDALTNRTDYHRLFYVSQAFIFILIGVYFILSWYRKGQTLPMKTWGIVLCDTEGKRPTIPQLILRYVLAWIFPFIGAYAVHLLAESIGWASITMLVIFTPFLNFIYSWFDKEGLFLHDRIARTRLVNKSIH; from the coding sequence ATGAGTAACCTTTCTTTTTCTTCTCCTTCACGGCTTAAAATTTTTGCTAGCCAAATGTATGAGGGTATGCTTTTACTCGGACTCATTTTTGGCTTTAGTTTAATTTTTGATGCCTTAACCAATCGTACAGACTATCATCGACTTTTTTATGTCAGCCAAGCCTTTATTTTTATATTGATAGGTGTTTATTTTATCTTATCATGGTATCGAAAAGGACAAACTTTACCGATGAAAACATGGGGTATCGTATTATGTGATACAGAAGGAAAACGCCCCACTATCCCTCAATTAATACTACGTTATGTACTCGCATGGATTTTTCCATTCATTGGTGCTTACGCCGTTCATCTACTGGCTGAATCTATCGGGTGGGCATCTATTACCATGTTAGTTATTTTTACCCCTTTTTTAAATTTTATTTACTCATGGTTCGATAAAGAGGGTTTATTTTTACATGATAGAATAGCTAGAACACGCTTGGTAAACAAATCCATACATTAG
- a CDS encoding AMP-binding protein, with the protein MTSTNQYDSLYDTYEWFVPNNFNIASACCHRWANSPHEARQAAIYFEDQVGQLTSLSYGALSERVNKLANGFIRMGVQPQDRIAIALQHSAETAITILAAITVGAIAVPLKANLSNTDYDKRLMDCAARIAIVDKHTIGPMTNAIDHNPTLRQSLKQIIGIHTEDERVIPWRTLLARQPNQFTMIPADPHMPAIMFYPDHEPLRATVITHEAIVGSLPGFVASQNWFPKRHDIFYTTYDWSTPLGLLGALLPTLYFGKTIVGCPSGRTIPRLFTLLEHYPISNILASGQELRRIQSYKDPLSSFDLVVRCISCPEEDNSPELKAWVKDRFNASLNSIFMPLGFSYIVAESEEKWKDKLGSMGKAVPGHTVEILRDNGTIANVGEIGYLCVSANDKHGEVDPALSTYFWSQAHLQHIAPFSQNWYNTGIRARKDEDNYFWRVPITPPPEAE; encoded by the coding sequence ATGACAAGCACAAATCAATACGATTCTTTATACGATACCTACGAATGGTTCGTTCCCAATAATTTTAATATTGCTTCTGCTTGCTGTCATCGTTGGGCAAATAGTCCCCATGAGGCACGGCAAGCCGCTATTTATTTTGAAGATCAGGTGGGGCAACTGACTAGCTTGTCTTATGGTGCCTTATCTGAACGTGTCAATAAGCTAGCAAATGGCTTTATCCGTATGGGTGTTCAACCACAAGATCGCATTGCTATTGCCTTACAACATTCCGCCGAAACAGCCATTACTATTCTTGCTGCGATTACCGTTGGAGCGATTGCTGTTCCACTTAAAGCAAATCTTAGTAACACTGACTATGATAAGCGTTTAATGGATTGTGCTGCTCGTATTGCGATTGTGGATAAACATACTATTGGTCCGATGACTAATGCTATTGACCATAACCCTACCCTTCGCCAAAGCCTTAAACAAATTATTGGTATTCATACCGAAGATGAACGTGTTATTCCTTGGCGTACCTTATTAGCACGTCAGCCTAATCAGTTTACCATGATACCCGCTGACCCCCATATGCCTGCGATCATGTTTTATCCTGATCATGAACCTTTACGAGCAACAGTTATTACCCATGAAGCTATTGTTGGTTCATTACCGGGGTTTGTCGCATCACAAAACTGGTTTCCTAAACGTCATGATATTTTTTACACCACTTATGACTGGAGTACACCATTAGGATTGCTTGGTGCATTACTACCTACCCTCTATTTCGGAAAAACTATTGTCGGGTGTCCAAGCGGACGTACTATCCCTCGCTTATTTACCCTATTAGAGCATTACCCTATTAGTAATATTCTCGCTTCTGGTCAAGAGCTTCGCCGTATTCAAAGTTATAAAGACCCTCTTTCATCTTTTGATTTGGTCGTCCGTTGCATTTCCTGCCCTGAAGAAGATAACTCACCCGAACTAAAAGCATGGGTCAAAGATCGCTTTAATGCCTCTCTTAATAGTATCTTTATGCCACTAGGTTTTTCATATATTGTGGCAGAATCTGAAGAGAAATGGAAAGATAAACTCGGTAGTATGGGTAAAGCCGTTCCTGGACACACTGTTGAAATTCTCCGTGATAACGGTACAATTGCTAATGTTGGTGAAATTGGTTATTTATGTGTCAGTGCTAATGATAAGCATGGTGAAGTAGATCCTGCTTTATCCACTTATTTTTGGTCTCAAGCACATTTACAACATATTGCACCTTTCTCTCAAAATTGGTATAACACAGGGATACGCGCTCGCAAAGATGAAGATAACTACTTCTGGCGAGTCCCTATCACCCCACCTCCTGAGGCTGAGTAA
- a CDS encoding gamma carbonic anhydrase family protein, translating to MAIYQLHNLIPSIDPSAYIFENATIIGNVSIKANVSIWSHVSIRADNDSITIDENSNVQEGAVLHVDQETPMYIGKNVTIGHQAMLHGCTIQEGSLIGMQAIVLNRAVIGKNCLIAAGAIIPEGKIIPDNSLVIGVAKIARTLSEEDIQQMQKGTANYVERAKYYREYLKQIA from the coding sequence ATGGCTATTTATCAACTACATAACCTTATTCCCTCTATTGACCCAAGTGCTTATATCTTTGAGAATGCCACCATTATTGGCAATGTAAGCATCAAAGCGAATGTTAGCATCTGGTCTCATGTCTCTATCCGTGCTGATAACGATAGCATTACGATTGACGAAAATAGTAATGTTCAAGAGGGAGCTGTTTTACACGTTGATCAAGAAACCCCTATGTATATTGGGAAAAACGTTACCATTGGTCATCAAGCCATGCTTCATGGCTGTACCATCCAAGAGGGTAGCCTTATTGGTATGCAAGCCATTGTTTTAAACCGTGCTGTTATTGGAAAAAACTGTCTTATTGCTGCAGGTGCTATTATTCCAGAAGGTAAAATTATTCCCGATAATTCTCTGGTAATAGGTGTAGCTAAAATAGCACGTACATTGAGTGAAGAAGATATTCAACAAATGCAAAAAGGGACTGCAAATTATGTGGAACGGGCAAAATATTATCGGGAATATCTTAAACAAATAGCGTAG
- the hslO gene encoding Hsp33 family molecular chaperone HslO — MNDTLRKYLFNDRSVRIQTVNLNQTWHDMLEHQSYHPILRHLLGELSAAAVLLASNIKFDGSLILQLQGDGPIALIVVECNQQLQVRATIKIRQEFAIKDTDNLQSLLNANRNGRFIVVLDPKNRQEGQQAYQGVVPLVGDTVAEVLALYMKSSEQLDTRLYLAANEQKVTGLLLQRLPHGGGQEVDSETAESAWTRAVMLTETIKPSEQLEIDEETLIHRLFWEENLLAYEPQPVEWHCDCSRERVANMLKMLGVEEVESILSEQNEVKVNCEFCGKAYVFDAIDSAQLFIPNTPQQEENPQKH; from the coding sequence ATGAATGATACGCTAAGAAAATATTTATTTAATGACCGTAGTGTCCGTATTCAAACGGTTAATCTTAACCAAACATGGCATGATATGTTAGAGCATCAATCGTATCATCCGATTTTGCGTCATTTATTAGGTGAATTAAGTGCTGCTGCGGTTTTATTGGCTTCTAATATTAAGTTTGATGGCTCTTTAATTCTTCAACTTCAAGGTGATGGTCCTATCGCCCTAATTGTGGTGGAATGTAATCAACAACTTCAAGTAAGAGCAACGATTAAAATTCGCCAAGAATTTGCGATTAAAGATACGGATAATTTACAATCATTACTGAATGCGAATCGTAATGGACGTTTTATTGTGGTTTTAGATCCCAAAAATCGCCAAGAGGGACAACAGGCTTATCAGGGTGTTGTACCATTAGTAGGGGATACGGTAGCAGAAGTCTTAGCACTTTATATGAAAAGTTCTGAACAGTTAGATACACGTCTCTATCTTGCGGCAAATGAGCAGAAAGTAACGGGTCTTTTACTTCAACGTTTACCGCATGGTGGAGGGCAAGAAGTAGATAGTGAAACGGCAGAAAGTGCATGGACAAGAGCTGTCATGCTTACAGAAACCATTAAACCGAGCGAACAACTTGAAATTGATGAAGAAACCTTAATTCATCGTCTGTTTTGGGAAGAAAATCTGCTTGCTTATGAGCCACAGCCTGTTGAGTGGCACTGTGATTGTTCGCGTGAGCGTGTTGCTAATATGCTTAAAATGCTAGGTGTTGAAGAGGTGGAAAGTATATTAAGTGAACAAAATGAGGTAAAAGTTAATTGTGAGTTCTGTGGTAAGGCATATGTTTTTGATGCAATTGACAGTGCGCAATTATTTATACCTAATACACCGCAACAGGAAGAAAATCCTCAAAAACATTAA